In Candidatus Binataceae bacterium, the following proteins share a genomic window:
- the ribH gene encoding 6,7-dimethyl-8-ribityllumazine synthase yields the protein MKIALVVSDFNFDVTSLMLERARRHAEFLGAEVSQVIHVPGVFDMPLAVKKLLKRKDVDGVAILGAVIKGDTNHDELITAPVAGAAVNLALQFDKPIGLGITGPGMDRMQALDRIDNAKNAVESVVRLHKLVKEIGD from the coding sequence TTGAAAATCGCACTGGTGGTTTCGGACTTCAACTTCGACGTCACCTCCCTGATGCTCGAGCGGGCGCGGCGCCACGCGGAGTTTCTCGGCGCGGAGGTCAGCCAGGTCATCCATGTGCCCGGCGTTTTCGACATGCCGCTCGCGGTCAAGAAGCTGCTCAAGCGCAAGGACGTTGACGGCGTCGCGATCCTCGGCGCGGTGATCAAGGGCGACACCAATCATGACGAGCTGATCACGGCGCCGGTGGCGGGCGCCGCGGTCAACCTGGCGCTGCAGTTCGACAAGCCCATCGGCCTGGGGATCACGGGTCCCGGGATGGATCGGATGCAGGCGCTCGATCGCATCGACAATGCCAAGAACGCGGTCGAATCCGTGGTGCGGCTGCATAAGCTGGTCAAGGAGATCGGCGACTAG
- a CDS encoding MerR family transcriptional regulator, with the protein MNTGEGGTARAQTFSTRAAARILAVSPDRIRYWVKHQLVSPAAKRGRRHRFAFNDLLLMRMAKELLPSRAHLKSFRLRFDGIARYFGARRPLTSLNLRSENGQILVRDGNLVFEAESGQLLLWPAGERPTGKIEDGFGPARLRARFEEARRLAESDPLRALMLYNDLIGREPRNFEVHLQMAALLEREGDLVGAMRHLHGAAMLVPANAEVHLRLGLLQRKREEFELALQSFQRATECDPLVAEAHRNLVELYERIGRKRDALRHLSTLHRLSRDN; encoded by the coding sequence GTGAATACGGGCGAGGGCGGGACGGCGCGCGCGCAAACGTTTTCGACGCGCGCGGCTGCGCGGATTCTCGCCGTCTCTCCCGATCGCATCCGCTATTGGGTCAAACATCAGCTCGTGAGCCCTGCGGCCAAACGCGGCCGCCGTCATCGCTTCGCTTTCAACGACCTCCTCCTGATGCGGATGGCGAAGGAGCTGCTGCCGAGCCGCGCGCATCTGAAATCATTTCGGCTGCGCTTCGACGGCATTGCCCGTTATTTCGGTGCGCGCCGGCCCCTCACCTCGCTCAATCTGCGAAGCGAGAATGGGCAAATCCTGGTGCGCGACGGCAATCTCGTATTCGAGGCGGAGAGCGGGCAGTTGCTGCTCTGGCCCGCGGGCGAACGGCCGACCGGCAAGATCGAGGATGGCTTCGGGCCGGCGCGCCTGCGCGCCCGCTTTGAAGAGGCGCGGCGGCTCGCCGAGTCCGATCCGCTGCGCGCGCTGATGCTCTACAACGATCTTATCGGGCGCGAGCCGCGAAACTTCGAGGTCCATCTGCAGATGGCGGCGCTGCTCGAGCGTGAGGGCGATCTCGTCGGCGCGATGCGCCATCTACACGGCGCCGCGATGCTCGTGCCGGCCAACGCCGAGGTCCATCTGCGCCTGGGTTTGCTCCAGCGCAAACGCGAGGAATTCGAGCTCGCCTTGCAGAGTTTCCAGCGCGCCACTGAATGTGATCCGCTGGTCGCCGAGGCCCATCGCAACCTCGTCGAGCTCTACGAACGGATCGGGCGCAAACGCGACGCCCTGCGCCACCTCAGCACACTCCATCGCCTCAGCCGCGACAACTAA
- a CDS encoding C-terminal helicase domain-containing protein, which translates to MPPDSKIEELKRVLADLRVDGYAQVMVFTQYTDTMDFIRAERARDSDLRVICFSGRGGEIRDPDGTWRTVSHDDIKRRFREGKADVLVCSDAAAEGLNFQFCGALMNYDLPWNPMRAVFASASILSARFRLLCGSLACLSSTVSPMRLGSRANIG; encoded by the coding sequence TTGCCGCCCGATAGCAAGATTGAAGAGCTGAAGAGGGTGCTCGCCGATCTGCGCGTAGACGGGTACGCGCAAGTGATGGTCTTCACGCAATACACGGACACGATGGATTTCATTCGCGCGGAGCGGGCGCGCGACAGCGACCTGCGCGTGATCTGCTTTTCCGGCCGCGGCGGCGAAATCCGTGATCCAGATGGGACATGGCGGACGGTCTCGCACGACGACATCAAGCGGCGATTCCGAGAAGGCAAGGCCGACGTACTCGTCTGCTCGGACGCGGCCGCGGAAGGACTCAATTTTCAATTCTGCGGCGCACTCATGAATTATGACCTCCCCTGGAATCCTATGCGTGCGGTCTTCGCTTCGGCGTCGATTCTGTCGGCGAGGTTTCGCCTGCTTTGCGGATCGCTTGCGTGCCTAAGCAGCACGGTTTCGCCGATGAGGCTCGGCAGCCGCGCCAATATCGGTTGA